The Micromonospora siamensis genome contains the following window.
ACTTGGCGGTGGCCGGGCCGACCAGCCGGGCCAGCCGCCGGGTGGTCGGCGCCGGATAGACCAGCCCCAGCCGGGCCGGCGGTACGCCAAACCGGGCCCCCTCGGCTGCGATCCGCAGGTCGCAGGCGACGGCGAGCTGGCAGCCGCCGCCCACGCAGGCCCCCTCGATCGCGGCGACGGTGGGCTTGGCGAAGCCGGCCAGCCGCTCCTCGGCGGTCACCGCGATGCTCGCGTCACCGGCGTCCAGCAGCTCGTCCAGGTCACCGAGGTCGGCGCCGGCGCAGAAGGTGCCGCCCGCGCCGGTGAGCACCAGGGCCCGGACCGCCGGGTCGGCCTCCAGGCCGTCCAGCAGGACCGGCAGCTGCCGCCACATCGCGGCGGTCATCGCGTTGCGCCGGGCCGGGTTGTGGATGGTCACCGTCGCCACCGGCCCGGTCACCGTGACGGTCAGTTCCGCGTCCGACATGCGCTCTCCCTGGTTGGTCCCGGGCCCGACCATAACGGCGCGGGCCCGACGACCACCCGGGTGGGTGGCCGCCGGGCCCGCCGGCACCGGGTCAGGTCAGGAGACGTTGACCGCGGTGTCGTCGACCACGAAGGACGTCTGCAGCGAGGCGTCCTCGGTGCCGGTGAACTTCAGGGTGACGGTCTGGCCGGCGTACGAGGCCAGCGAGAACGACCGCAGGGTGTACCCGGTGGCCTTGTTCAGGTTCGAGTAGGTCGCCAGGGTCGCCAGCACCGTGCCGGACGAGTTGAGCACCTGCACCTTCAGCGTGTCGTACGCGACGCTGGAGGTCGTCTCGGCCGTGTCGATGTGCAGGTAGAAGGAGAAGTTGTACGAGCTGCAACCGGACGGCAGGCTCACCGCCTGGGACAGCGTGTCGGTGTGGGTGCTGCCGTACCCGTCCAGCCAGCCCTTGTACGAGCCGGTGCGGGCCGGCTGGCTGGCCGAGCTGGTGATGACGCCCGAGGTGGCCGACCAGACCGTGTTGCCGGACTCGAAGCCGGGGTTGCCCAGCTTCTGGCCGGCGCCGGTGCAGCCACCGCCGGTGCCGTTGACGGTCAGCGTGTAGGTGGCCGTGTGGGTCACCGCGCCGGTGCCGGTGACGGTCACCGAGTAGGTGCCGGCCGGGGTGGCCGACGAGGTGGTGATGGTGAGGGTGGACGAGCCGCCCGAGGTCACCGAGGTCGGGTTGAACGACGCGCTCGCGCCGCTCGGCAGGCCGGACGCGGAGAGCGACACGGTCTGCGCGGTGCCCGCGGTGGTCGCGGTCGACACGGTGCTGGAGACGGAACCGCCCGCGGTCACCGAGCCGGAGGTCGGGGAGA
Protein-coding sequences here:
- a CDS encoding enoyl-CoA hydratase/isomerase family protein; the encoded protein is MSDAELTVTVTGPVATVTIHNPARRNAMTAAMWRQLPVLLDGLEADPAVRALVLTGAGGTFCAGADLGDLDELLDAGDASIAVTAEERLAGFAKPTVAAIEGACVGGGCQLAVACDLRIAAEGARFGVPPARLGLVYPAPTTRRLARLVGPATAKYLLFTGELIDADRALRTGLVDELLPPDRLAERVDGITAAVAVRSQLTVAAAKEIVDDRADDARIAWWHGQVRASGEAREGVAAANERRPPRFGWAPPGRH